From Nicotiana tabacum cultivar K326 chromosome 22, ASM71507v2, whole genome shotgun sequence, one genomic window encodes:
- the LOC107769197 gene encoding 3-ketoacyl CoA thiolase 1, peroxisomal, translated as MEKAIERQRVLLEHLQPIRSSSHQFSSLTPSICLAGDSAAYQRTAAFGDDVVIVAAYRTAICKAKRGGFKNTLADDLLAPVLKAVVEKTNLSPNEVGDIVVGTVLAPGSLRAMECRMAAFYAGFPETVPIRTVNRQCSSGLQAVADVAASIKAGFYDIGIGAGLELMTVDNIGRVQQVNPKVDAFAQARDCLLPMGITSENVAQRFGVTRLEQDQAAVISHQRAAAATASGKFKDEIIPVLTKIVDPQTRREKPVVISVDDGIRPNTNLTNLAKLKPAFKSDGTTTAGTASQVSDGAAAVLLMKRSVAMQKGLPILGVFRSFAAVGVDPAVMGIGPAVAIPAAVKSAGLELDNIDLFEINEAFASQFVYCRKKLNLDSEKVNVNGGAMALGHPLGATGARCVATLLHEMKRRGKDCRFGVISMCIGSGMGAAAVFERGDAVDDLCNARVNNNNNFLSKDAK; from the exons atggaaaaagctATTGAAAGGCAGAGAGTTCTACTGGAGCACCTTCAGCCCATTCGTTCTTCTTCTCACCAGTTTTCTTCTCTCACt CCATCAATTTGTTTAGCTGGTGACAGTGCTGCATATCAAAGGACGGCTGCTTTTGGTGATGATGTTGTCATTGTTGC AGCTTATCGTACTGCTATTTGTAAAGCGAAACGTGGAGGTTTTAAAAATACCCTAGCAGATGATCTACTTGCTCCAGTTCTGAAG GCAGTAGTAGAGAAAACTAACCTGAGTCCGAATGAGGTGGGAGATATTGTTGTTGGTACGGTTTTGGCACCAGGCTCACTAAGAGCAATGGAGTGCAGGATGGCTGCATTTTATGCAGGGTTCCCAG AAACTGTCCCAATCAGAACTGTGAACAGGCAATGTTCTTCTGGCCTCCAGGCCGTTGCTGATGTAGCTGCATCAATAAAAGCAGGATTCTATGACATAG GCATTGGTGCTGGACTAGAGTTAATGACAGTTGACAATATTGGAAGAGTTCAACAAGTTAATCCGAAA GTAGATGCATTTGCACAAGCCCGTGACTGCCTTCTTCCTATGGGCATTACTTCTGAGAATGTCGCCCAACGTTTTGGAGTGACACGGCTAGAACAAGACCAGGCTGCT GTTATTTCTCACCAGCGAGCTGCTGCAGCAACTGCATCTGGAAAATTCAAAGATGAGATTATCCCAGTATTGACAAAG ATCGTGGACCCACAAACTCGAAGGGAGAAACCCGTTGTGATTTCTGTAGATGATGGCATTCGGCCAAACACAAATTTGACAAACCTGGCAAAGCTGAAACCTGCATTCAAAAGCGACGGAACCACAACTGCAG GGACTGCTAGCCAGGTCAGTGATGGTGCGGCTGCAGTGCTTCTTATGAAGAGAAGTGTAGCTATGCAGAAGGGACTTCCAATTCTTGGCGTATTCAG GAGCTTTGCTGCTGTTGGCGTGGATCCTGCTGTAATGGGAATTGGCCCAGCCGTTGCTATACCAGCTGCTGTTAAGTCTGCTGGTCTTGAGCTTGACAATATTGACCTGTTTGAAATAAACGAG GCATTTGCATCCCAGTTTGTGTATTGCCGCAAGAAACTCAATCTTGACTCTGAAAAGGTTAATGTGAATGGAGGGGCAATGGCTCTTGGGCATCCTCTGGGTGCTACAg GTGCACGTTGCGTGGCAACTCTGCTTCATGAGATGAAACGTCGTGGCAAAGACTGCCGCTTTGGTGTGATTTCCATGTGCATAG GTTCTGGGATGGGGGCTGCTGCAGTGTTTGAAAGAGGGGATGCTGTAGACGACTTATGCAATGCTCGagtcaacaataacaacaatttcTTGTCCAAGGATGCCAAATGA